agaatggaaccaggatagaatagtcaagttctattttgggtaagacaaaggaaataaatgaaaggacaacctaaagagcgcataataaaaggaacaaagttaagatataggataggctaagtgttattcttggcaaggagaatgacaaggatggaaaacccaaaatgggaccacattagtgagaaaagtgatagaggtatggaatacaataataatgagtaaatgttagaaggtgtgcgatggtattgcggactacctaaataggtagagaaagagaagttagtaagcgataagttgaataaaagtcactaagggatcaaataggtatgatgagaggaaaagaatgatagataatgacacataggttttaggttagacttttgagatagtgagaaggtagttagaggttagtTATGAATgtccaaacatttttagtgtgatcaatgaATCACTTTGCGGTGAATAACGACAGAGCAACGAtaggggtagaataaaaagtgacaagtatggatggtaataaatcactagaaagtttaaggatcaaattaatgaccatagataagggtggaattagtgtttgaagaatctattagcgagagaaatctttcagattcaacaagggttaagggcacaatataaacgatgatagatatgaatcataggtcgagtataagtaaagttaataaattataaaaaattaagtcACGCAGGACGAGGGTCTcggaaagggttcatgcagaagataccatataggtagagcacaattgtgctagtagatgattaaatttgaagagaaaatctaagaaacataggttaaacattattatatggacaatcgcgtagttgaatatagaggatatttttctttcttttcaagttagctcgtgtttttgattccgagcgttatataaggagcagaggcaaggagacctagttatttgagattttgataggcaccaattcatatacaatttccgatatgagaatgacaagaagtgcatacctagtgttaagtatgaaaggacgatcgagTAATGAcatgagttaaattgagttagctactaaggcttgcatcgctttaaactatgagctagatgaagtactatttatggatgagtttcaatagatgaaattgttgctgatgggtaatttgaggttgaagtttagaaagctatgggcagtatatatgattatattaaggagaatgaacacgtgaagtatcttgtttggaattaaggcatgacacatatttcctacagccgtgttagttcagatggaacttatagtttatggggctcatattcatccaggataagcaatttcctactaaggctggtagggaatgataatgttctgatagttaagttggaaaaaagggggtaaaaaaaaaaaattctctatgggtaattataagtgttacataaggtgaagaatgtgctggtaggagtaaatcatagggttagaattctcgaagtaatgaaactagtaatcaagataagactaagaaataaaaagaaagttaaagttgatgatgggatagacatctttgaaggaaaaggtgtaaggatgagataggactaaaattaaggaataagtacagcaggttgaaaagataccaataataccaaaaataggaaaagggaagtggataagatccaaaggacaggaagagagctcgatagagtcagttataatgatgaggataaggagtgtctaaccactgcccctgttttaacactacctatgagcggtgaaggatacaccgtgtcgtGGACGcctgagttggcctagggtgtgttttgatgcggaatggaaaagtagtggcttatgcttcaaggcagctgaagaggcatgagcagaactatcccacccatgatttggaaatggcggctgtagtctttgcactaaaaatctggagacactacctatatggtgaagtgtgcgagatatacaccgactataagagtttgaagtacatcttccaacagagggatttaaacttgagacagaggagatggatggagcttctggaagactatgattgcaccatccagtaccaccctgggaaggccaatgtagtagcagatgctttaagcagaaaatcttctggcagtttggcgcacatttcagcaaagaagagaccgttgattcagaaagtacatgagttgatggatcaaggtttaatcctagatctttcagatgagggggtcttgttgactcatttttcagtgaggccagacttacgagatagagttagagtttcccaacacagagaccaacaattaatgaagatcatagaaagagtacagcagggtgaaggtggtgagtttggatttgccaatgatggcgccctagtgcaaggttctaggatatgtgtgcccaatgtggacaacctcaggaatgaaatcatgcgagaggcacactatacactgtacagtgtccacccaggttccaccaagatgtaccatgatgtgagagatagctattggtggaatggcatgaagagaggcatagcagactttgtgtccaagtgcttgacttgtcagaaggtgaagtttgaacaccagagaccgtcaggaaagttgcaagagctccctatcccagaatggaagtgggaaatgatatctatgaattttgtgactgggttgcctcgtaccacgcgaggatatgattcgatatgggtaattgtagaccgcctaaccaaatcagctcacttcttgcctgtgaagactacatattctgtggcacaagacgcccgctctacattcgagaaatagtcgattgcatggagttccgcccataatatctgacagagggccccagttcacttctcggttttggagaaagttgcaagaggcacttggcacaaagttgaacttcagtacggctttccaccctcgcatgacggacaaattgaaggacaatccaaacactggaagacatgcttcgcatgagtgttttggattttggagatcaatgggatgagcagctagctttggtggagtttgcctacaacaacagttatcactccagtatagggatgccaccctatgaggcactatatggaagaaagtataggtctcctctgtgttggacggaaatgggggaagcgaaggtgcattatgtagacctagtgcagtacacttcagagatagttcctttaatcagggaacgactgaaaacagctttcagtaggcagaagagttatgcagaccccagacggagggatgtggagtttgcagttggcgactatgtattcctgaagatttctccaatgaagggagtcatgagatttggaaagaagggcaagttggcacctcggtatattggaccttttgaggttactgatagagttggagcagttgcctaccggttggagctaccacccaacctttctcactttcatcccgtgtttcacatctctatgctcaggaaatacattcccgatccttctcatgtactacaatgatgtaatagaactaaaggagaacttgacatttgaggagcaaccgtagccatagtggactaccaagtgagacagctaagatcaaaagcagatccctatggttaaggttttgtggaggagccaagtggaagagtgcactggagtcgagcgggacatgcgtagcaagtacccttatctgctcaatgtgtaatcatgtactttattctcgccttgtgtaaaattcgaggcgaATTTTTCTGtaaggaagaatgtaacacccctaatttttatctATTATTAGAGGGCTTCGAGTAGTTCTCCTCAATTAGCgcaaattcgacagttgtccggatatgTGAATTTCCGCcactctggaaaagtctccgaattggatcgaggttttggctaccccaccattgtcgggcTTCCGAGAGcgttcaagtcggaatcggcaaaggtaaaccgaaccttgtttttgtaattttctagtgcttaaataggattaaaaatccataaaatattcgtggtagcttagaaaattacgattcttttgcaatagcttagtaatatttctaaggaccagcgtagttttataatttttagagcttatttgagcagtttttgcaaaaatgatcaattataaggactaaattgaaattttacatattgtgatgaatgattgatttgatgggcccaggaggggctgtgtgatgtgattgagtttgtggatatatggattgtggatatagaagtgtgttttgagccctttgcagttgggtaggtcctaggtatagggagactctgcggattttcgcacgacttagaacatattgggtcttttcttgatttgtattgggtcatttgtattaaataattgtaatataattgtcggtgagccgatgaccttcttctcctccgccacagtgattgccgtcaagtctgtgagtaaaatattaattttaattgtaatttcgatattattatatgttcaagcatgcccatgcatcacttatatgcaaatatttatgtagttaaactctaggcacgatttatgttgcattcataatcattagcgtgtcatggatgttgttgtggtaatttggagcagtgtgcgtgcgttggcgtgcgtgtgacgtggtgtggactatggataggacgggtagacacggcttgagatctttgctgggaccctgtccttcggggtagacacggcttgagttcttcgctgggaccccgatttggttattaagtggaagtccgaaatgagttcttcacgcaccGAGTTGAATTTAAGAgagtatagggatcggctcccatatattatgattgatgttacgagtgcgtgagtgcttcaaattaccttttattgttatgatgtgaaaatatggttctgttgcatttcactccacagttgcattagttctagatagttatagagattatggttaaaattgatattttactctccgagtcgacgctcactctgctcaatatttttctcaaagctacggaggattttattgtggttaacctgcttttctccttcgcaggttgtttatcaatagttttgtaattttatttactcctagaatttccgcatgtgttagaaatatttaaatgattcgggtctgtaatataaattgtcatgtggacctgtaaaattatatgcatgtttgatggattggatgagggagctgagctcccatttatttttatgccgatatgagtatgtggagggtgagctgagctccccaattgatgatatattttgtttacatgtcgggtgagtcaaaaactctccgttgaaaggttcactttatggccggactctgtccggttggtttcttgaaattgggcccaaatgggccttagagttgggttaatgaacagttaggcttactatgggcctcgggggctttaggctggcccaggtcctagtgccggtccgacccataggttgggtcgtgacatctcACGAGTAGTGTTGAATCTCTGCAATTTGTTGATCACATGTTCATGAAATTTGTTGATTATGTATTTTTCATCTTTTTAATCACATGAAAAGGAATCTGAATTTGACAAGAAAGaaacaaatccacaaaaataataaaattaaaatatataatttctcataaattctttttattaataaataaaacacACACACATACAAATTAGTGACAGAAATaaatcattattaaaattataataattttaataatgttCTTATTTTTATATAACTCACACATATATAcacttcatatttaaatattaaatacatAATTTCACATTTTCTTTTTATGAAAACACAAAAACAACAAAAGTTATTAAAAAGGGTCAAGTAAACGATCAACAAGAATACAATAGCCTAATTGAATTGCCAAAAACTTCAATGATCATGTGACAAAATTAGGAATAAACAAACAAAGCCTTGAATAAAATAAGGTTTTATTAAGGTAATTAAAATTGTCAAGAAGCCAAAAATGTGATCATATAAAATCTCACATCGATTGTGGAGTGTGCGtgcatttaaattatataaaaataaagatattttTAAGATTGTCCTGCTAATTTTGAGGCATAGTTTATTTCTGATCATGATCTAAGTGTGCATATATCTTTATCTCATAAAAAAAAAGGCATTGTTGTTGTTATAGAGTGATCGGTATGGTTAAGGCCTTAGTTAAGGTCTCATGTGGTGCATGTTCATAGATTGATACTTCGAGATTTCATATAAGATATAGAATACGCGTgtgtttaaattatataaaatatattttaattatataaaaataaatatctccttaaaatttcataatttagaaatataatttatttatattcttAATTTAAGTGTGGGTGTATCATTTTTTCGTGAaagaatggaaaaaaaaaaaagaaaaaaaaaaggcaagaAATGTCAAAAAGTATCACATGGAATATGTGGCGATGGACACCTGCCTGTGACTGAGCTATCAGACAGTAACACCCGTATCTGTTTTTTATTTTCCACAATTATATCCTTTCATAATTACCCTTTTGCCctcttaatttataataattttaatttcattgccATTACTACACCCGCAAAAATTTAGTAATATATGTAAAAAATTACCCtttataacaaaattaaaaattaataaataagagAACCTGAACATATCCCTTCTCTCTCTATATATGGGAAAGCATTGAAAGGAGAATACTAAGACGGGAAACGCATAGAATCAGCAATAAACAGATCTTCCATGAAAGATACCTTCAAAAAGATTGCGTTTTCAGTCCATACTCTTCAAAAGAACACAAAAATATTGTTTTAGCTCAGCCTATTTTATCAGTCTATGACCTGTTTCTAGAGAGAGAAAGTCcacgagagggagagggagagggagagagatgtTGGAAGTAAGAGAAAGGTATTGTTGTTTTCCACGAGAGGTACTCGGTGTGAATGTGGGTCTTGCTTGTGTTGATGGCATTATTGCGATTCTTGCTTTCTCTCAGGTTTGATTTCTCTTTGGCTTTTTTCTTAGTTTTGGGCCTCAAAAGTGTCTGTTTATTTTGTTGCCAAATGCCAATGGCTTTGTTTTCTTCTTGTTTTGCTTAGCCTTTGAATTTCTGTTAACTTTATTGATCGTCTGGGATCATGGGTTATGGTtgaacttttttaaaaaaaaaaaaaagtaaatgtaGGTATTTAGGTGtatcttaagaatataatttgcgAGTCGGAGTGTGTATTATGGccttttgtttttttgttttgCTTTGAtagattaaaaattttgaaatgagtTTCGTTTTCTTTTTCATGATTATGAGGAAGGGGAATTTGCTACCTTGATGGATTGGTAATTCAGTTCTAATGTTGAATGAAAACAATTATGTCATGTGCTGTTTAAAATTTTATTGCTTCCATCAGAGAATGCTATATTTACCTTCCAAGCGTGATGGAGATGTTCAAAGGATAACTAAAATGCATATTGGCTTATAGGAAATATATATGCAATATGCTACACCAGCCGTTTCTATAATTGTCAAATTGGGTTTTTATGGTGTTTGCTAACTATACATCAATCAACATTGTTATGTATGTGATCACTGAGAGCTTTAgacagctttttttttttttttttcacatttcaTACCATGCAAAGGAAATGAGAAGCATAGATGGGAAGTGCAAGAAAGTACTTTGGGCTGAATATAATGGGATGATTCTTCTATTTCTGCACTAGTAATTTTTTACTAAAAACTAGGTATAAAAGGcaacaatttttggaatttacaaACTCTGAAAATCAATTTTCAGAAACTGAAAGAGAATTTCATTATGGCAATTTAAGAGTTAGCTATTAAAACTGAAACTGGAAAAAAAAATACTACTACCTGTAGCTTAGTTTATCAAGCCATCCTAAGCTATGTACGACTTGGTCATTATACCACAAGTGGATGATTGATAAGAAAGGTTGAACTTATGTTTATCAAGCTTTCTCACTACTTATGTTGGTTGAAAGGATTAAATTTATTTCTACTctcggtaatttttttttttgagcttTCTGAGCCAAGCATGagttcatttcattgtttacatCACAAGAGGAACTTGATCAAGTGGAAAAAGTTTAGACCAAATTTCCTACTTTACTCACATTCAACGATTTAAGATGTGATTTTGACATAACTGTCATGTCCTGCGATGCATGAAGCTGTTATTTATGTGCATGAGTTAAATGTCTTAAAGATTTAACATTGCTTATGGTTATGTGTTAGTTATGCTTTCTACAATTAACTGATTTTGTACTTTAAGGCCTTAATATCATCTCTCTTTATCAAAATACCACATTTATCCTTGAATATATTTAAATGTGGGAGAGAGGGAAACATACACACAGAGAAAGTGTGTGTATTGGGGGGGAGGCAGATGAAGATTATAACTTGCCTTTAAAAGTTCCtatttgtagtttttttttttttttaattgaaatgactATTAATGGTTGCTACCCATTTTTTCCAGCTAATAAGGATCCATTCAAGGAATTCACAACTTGGTTGGACTCGACAAAAAGTAAGTTAATCATCACTTAGCTTCTATCCAATCTAAACATATTCTCCATGTGAGCTTAAACTAATTGTTTGGCCAGTTAGATTAACCCACTGTTGTCAGACTACCTGGTTCAATTGTGAACTTGTGCCATGATCCAGTCTAAGTGAGTTTTATGACAACTTAAAGCAGATACCAAGTGAATCTATCTGCATTGATTGTAAAACTTCTCTTAATCAACCAATGCTGCAAACTTTTGTGAAAGTCAAAATATAGAcaagtaattttttattttcaaacatCTTGCCCTTAGTTAGTCTTCAGGAGGTGCCTctgtgtgtgtgcgtgtgtgtgtatTATATGTATGGTTATTATGTATATGTCTTACACACAGATTGAATACTCTATATTGGACCATTCTAAGTTTATTTTCATGTCTTCTGTTTCCCAATTATGAAAGTGAGACAAATCAACTTTCATGGAACTTTGTTATTTCtatattaatatttttctagtgataaaattaaagaaaagaataTTATGGTTGCTACTTCTTTTGGTTTCAATACAAACTGGTTCCTATCGGAATGATAAAAATGCCATTTCAATTGATGCAGTGGTGGCTAAATCACAAAAGAGGTAGAGTGTTGACAATTTAGCAACCATGGCATTTCATGCTAGAGAATGAGAGTGAGTGAGAGAGAGGGGGTGGTGGTGGTTGAGCATCAATATTGTAATGTCTCTTATTTGGATTCATTATTTAGATTGAGTTACCCAAGTAATTTGTGATGCTTGCATTTGAGAGAAATATTTTTCCTTGTACTATTCAGTATTCAGTTTTGTTATGATGGCATGGTCTTGACAAATTATGTCAAATTACAGGTGTTTCATCTATTGATTGCCTCTTCTAATACAGGTAAGAACTTGTATCATGACATTGCCACAATCGCTTTTATgctgcattgataaatgtttatAGCCACTAGCTTTGCTACTTATAATGAGCCTGTGTCTGTTTAATGTGTGGTTACTTTGTTTTACTTATTTTTATGTGTTTATGAACATCTGTACAATTTTATAATTTCTTGGAATGAATGCTTTTCTTGTGCTTTAagcataattattatttaattgctTTAGTCTTCAAGTGTATTTAGCTTGGGCTCCTTTTCTTTGCATTATTTACTAATAGCTTGAAGATTttcttattttgtcaattatatgCTCCATGTATTTTATGATGAACACCTAAATTTCGTACCTTATCATCTACACATTATTATAGAATTAGCATAACACAAGTACGCATGTACATAGTGTGTATGTTGTTTCATGTATATTTGTTTCAAAATGAATTACTTAGTTCTAAGTTTCGCAGGTTACTTTGTCTTTTTCCTCACTACTATAATTACTATCTGTAAGAGATGGCAATGCTGGTCACATTCTTGTGGCTTTATCTTCATGGGTATGCTTTCTGTTTCAAATTGTAACTGGATTCTTATTTGTGACCTTAGTGAAAGTATCTGAATTCTTGTGAATTTGTTCTTTTCAGCCTTACCAAAAATTCTGTCTTTTGCGGCATTTCTTCTACTTTTATCCTTCTGGTATGTTTTCTATGTTGTTATTAATTTCCATTCACCTATCTGAGATAATCAGAAAGTGGGGACAAAATGTTTGTAAATGTTCCTTTGTACTTTAGGTGCAATATCTAGTCTGATGGTTTAAGATTTTATTTGGGATTCCTTTGCATCTTCTCGAAAAAGTTTATCAAAATGAAGAGGAGCATCTATTAATCTCAGTGAGAATGATCTACTgagtttatcttttttttttctatgtccTTGGCTAGAGATTTGCATTAAATCTGTGTTTGAGCTGAACTAGAAGTGCTGAGCCtaaatagatattttttggtaaagaAATTATCTTTTTATCAAGTTCATGAGGGAATTGAGCTGGTAATGCTGAgtaaatattctttttttttttttcctatttattcATACAGGAacaatataaatacttaatttttaatataaataatttatttttggacCCTACCCTGTCATTTTCAGTTGAAGATCATAGCCAATCAGGATGCATCATTGTCATTTCTCAATTTTATGTGGTTCTGGCAACAAAATACTGCATTTATTTCTCTGTCTCTCTCtggtttatttaaattttttagatGGAATCAGGCTTTCAAGAATATAAAACTAATTCTTGTCAAATCTCAATGTTAATTTGTGTCAGTTAGTGAATTGATTTCTGCTTCATTTGATATGAGTTGAACAAAGAATTCTAGAATTAAATGAACTTGGAACTTGGAACCAAGTTTTTGAAGTCTAAATAATGACTCGAAAGAATTTGAAGTCACATAATGAGAAAAAAATCTggtttattatttctttttttcttctgttAGGTTGTTGTTTGGCCCAATTTTGCTTCTGGATTGCTGGAAATTGTATATCTTCACATATACCAGCATTTTAGCCTTTGTCTGAATATATATCCTAGCTTTTAAATATTGGTATTCCTAGCTCCCAGGTTTCTTACAGGATTATATCAAAAGATTGTAAATGTATAATATGGCCATGTAGGTGGGATCTGTGTATGATGGGTGCCACATGTCAGATGTGTCTTAAATTAGTAATTTCCATTTCATAGAAGTTAAGTGACAATGTTTATGATTTGGATGCTGTGATCTGGAGCCAATGGACTGGAACACTACTATGATGGACGTAGTCTTGCTAATGTCTAAATGTCTTTACTCTTTAGTGGGGCTGAAAAGTGCTTGTTTTCGTAATTCAAGATTTATTCTTCTGCAATTTTGTTACTTTTCTTTTAACTAATGTTATTTTTATCAAAAGTGCTATATTTTTTTCATATAGATTAAAAATTGTTCTCTTCATAAATATGCTCTTTATGTTTCTCTGGGTGAATGTTTATAGGGTTGACCTTCACCATCAGGCAGATGATGAGGATTGTGAAGAGGAAGACTTTAGTTTTCATGAAGCTTTGTTGGAAATGAGATTAGATGATCCAACTTCAGCACATGCAGATAGTCAAAGAATATGTTTACCTTTTCGGTCAATCCGTGTGGGAAGCCGTCAAAAAATTGTAATTTGGGTATGGATATGATGAAAAGTTTCCTCTCCTGTGTTTCCTTATCTCATGCATAAGTATTTTTAGGCATATTTACGTTTACTGCTCATGTTAATCACATATTTTGATGAATACTCACACCATAAACTCTCCTCTTTTTCACCAGGTCACTGCCCTAGTATTTATTTTGACGATAGCATTTGCTGTGTTAATGTGGATTGGGATGGGAAATGATTTTATTGATTCACCATCATTGGCCACGGTATGGACATTTATAAGTTGACATTTTTCTCATTCATATTGCGGAAGAGTGCTTTTAAATTATTCCTCCATTTATTTGGTTGACATTTGCTTTATTGGATATTGCTGGTATGCTATTTCTGTAAACAGACATGGCCATAAACATTCTACAATATGGTTTCATGTGATGTTAGTCATGAGCAATTCCTGGAGGTCTACTTTGCATGTTCCAATAgaagattttatttttttcataggcgACATCGAACTCAAAtggaaattttcttttaataGAGTGTAGTAGTTTTCTGATATCTGGCAATTAGGATTTTTGCTTCAGATAGAAAGGTAAACAAATTTGTTTCACATGAAATTCTGTAAGTTTCCGGTTTAACTCACATAATAGGTCATCATTAGTTGCGGTGGAGCAACATACTGGTCTCTTACAAAGTATTTGCTTTTATGCAATACAAGTTACCCAATTCTTAGGATATAATAGCTGATACAAAATATGTTACTGTAAAAAAGCAGTTTAAAGTAGGTTATGAGTGTTAAAACTTGGTAGTGAATAACAGTTTATTGGTATTATTTTTAGTGAATGGCAACTGAAGTTGTATCATTTATGTAACGACTGTAATGTCATGCAGGCATATGTAGATGTTTTTGCTATAGCTTTGCTATTATTGGGAGGAGCATTAGCATGTTATGGTAAGCAACTATCTTTTTATACTCATGTTTAGGTGGGATGATCTGGAAATTATCTTCTTGCAAGCTAAATGAACTACACTGCTATGAGCAACAATTTGCATGAAATCTGAAACATGAATGATATATTGAGGTTGATACAACAAAACTACTTAAAGTactatattattattatgttgTCAAATTTTGGAATCTCTTAAAATTAAGTGATCTGTCTTTTAAAGCTAACTAGTAAAAATCAAGGGTACCTGTCCACTGTTACATCGAGAGGAAATCTACATATGCCTATtgcattatttaattatttttcagaCGTGGAGTaaaacttttttctttttctggaTAAACCAAATGTACAGCAGCAAGAGGCTGTTGCATTTTTTAGGACTTGCTTCATATTTATGGGGAGCTAAATAGGAAT
The Hevea brasiliensis isolate MT/VB/25A 57/8 chromosome 15, ASM3005281v1, whole genome shotgun sequence genome window above contains:
- the LOC110661830 gene encoding protein TOM THREE HOMOLOG 1 isoform X4; translation: MLEVRERYCCFPREVLGVNVGLACVDGIIAILAFSQLIRIHSRNSQLGWTRQKVFHLLIASSNTGYFVFFLTTIITICKRWQCWSHSCGFIFMALPKILSFAAFLLLLSFWVDLHHQADDEDCEEEDFSFHEALLEMRLDDPTSAHADSQRICLPFRSIRVGSRQKIVIWVTALVFILTIAFAVLMWIGMGNDFIDSPSLATAYVDVFAIALLLLGGALACYGLLICAKMRRVRSERAASEMWKVAGLAVVSVICFTSSSSVPSAFILWIMRELPPAIVPDVHEESRTIAYITDTSVVAHIPQRWTTATSLQNQGIPTLQRGERCFLPLCS
- the LOC110661830 gene encoding tobamovirus multiplication protein 1 isoform X1, whose product is MLEVRERYCCFPREVLGVNVGLACVDGIIAILAFSQLIRIHSRNSQLGWTRQKVFHLLIASSNTGYFVFFLTTIITICKRWQCWSHSCGFIFMALPKILSFAAFLLLLSFWVDLHHQADDEDCEEEDFSFHEALLEMRLDDPTSAHADSQRICLPFRSIRVGSRQKIVIWVTALVFILTIAFAVLMWIGMGNDFIDSPSLATAYVDVFAIALLLLGGALACYGLLICAKMRRVRSERAASEMWKVAGLAVVSVICFTSSAFVALFTQIPILYHCQKLDYNGLVTSLLLILYYFIGSSVPSAFILWIMRELPPAIVPDVHEESRTIAYITDTSVVAHIPQRWTTATSLQNQGIPTLQRGERCFLPLCS
- the LOC110661830 gene encoding tobamovirus multiplication protein 1 isoform X3; the encoded protein is MLEVRERYCCFPREVLGVNVGLACVDGIIAILAFSQLIRIHSRNSQLGWTRQKVFHLLIASSNTGYFVFFLTTIITICKRWQCWSHSCGFIFMALPKILSFAAFLLLLSFWVDLHHQADDEDCEEEDFSFHEALLEMRLDDPTSAHADSQRICLPFRSIRVGSRQKIVIWVTALVFILTIAFAVLMWIGMGNDFIDSPSLATAYVDVFAIALLLLGGALACYGLLICAKMRRVRSERAASEMWKVAGLAVVSVICFTSSAFVALFTQIPILYHCQKLDYNGLVTSLLLILYYFIGSSVPSAFILWIMRELPPAIVPDVHEESRTIAYITDTSVVAHIPQRWTTATSLQNQMTV
- the LOC110661830 gene encoding tobamovirus multiplication protein 1 isoform X2, with the translated sequence MLEVRERYCCFPREVLGVNVGLACVDGIIAILAFSQLIRIHSRNSQLGWTRQKVFHLLIASSNTGYFVFFLTTIITICKRWQCWSHSCGFIFMALPKILSFAAFLLLLSFWVDLHHQADDEDCEEEDFSFHEALLEMRLDDPTSAHADSQRICLPFRSIRVGSRQKIVIWVTALVFILTIAFAVLMWIGMGNDFIDSPSLATAYVDVFAIALLLLGGALACYGLLICAKMRRVRSERAASEMWKVAGLAVVSVICFTSSAFVALFTQIPILYHCQKLDYNGLVTSLLLILYYFIGSSVPSAFILWIMRELPPAIVPDVHEESRTIAYITDTSVVAHIPQRWTTATSLQNQISRGSPI